TCGTCATCCTCGACGATCCCCTCGGCGCGGAGCTTTCGCAGGCCAGCGACGGAGGCGGCGGAGGCAGGTTCAACGCCGATTCCCTCGCCGGCGATGTCGCGTTGGGCCTCAGTGATTTCCTCGTCAGAGACCGCGACGGCGGTGCCGCCGGTCTCGCGGATGCCGGGCAGGGCCTTCGGCGCATTGACCGGGTTCCCGATTCGGATTGCCGTTGCGCGGGTTTCGACCTCCTCCCAGCGGCGGACCTCATCGGCCCCGTTCTCGATGGCCTCGACCATCGGTGCGGCACCTTCGGCCTGAACGCCGGTCAGTTTCGGTACGTCGCTCTCCGCGAGTTCGCCTGCCTGGACGAGCTCGCGGAACGCCTTGTACAGCGCAGCGGTGTTGCCGGCGTTGCCCACCGGGAGCACGATCCGGTCCGGGACGGTATCGTAATCCGCGAGGAAGCCCTCGAGGATCTCGAGGCCGATCGTCTTCTGGCCCTCGAGTCGGAACGGGTTTAGCGAGTTCAGCAGGTACGCCTCGCCCTGCCCCGCGAGTTCCTGGACGATGTCGAGGCAGGCGTCGAAGTTGCCGTCGACCTCAAGGATGCGCGCGCCGTGGAGACTCGCTTGGGCAATCTTGCCGGCGGCGACCTTGCCAGCGGGGAGGAGCACGAGCGTCTGCATCCCACCGCGGGAGCCGTAGGCGGCCAGCGCGGCGCTGGTGTTGCCCGTCGAGGCACAGGCCAACCGACCCACGTCGAGTTCCGCCGCGACCCGTACGCCGACGGTCATCCCGCGGTCCTTGAACGACCCCGTCGGGTTCATCCCCTCGTGTTTGATTCGCAGGGCCTCGATGCCGATCTCGTCCTCAAGTCGGGGGACCTCGTACAGCGGCGTCGCACCCTCTTGAATCGAAACGCCAGAATCGAATGGGAGCGCGTCGGCGTAGCGCCAGACACCCTGGCCTTCGAAGTCGTCGAAGGTGGGCAGATCGGCGTAGCGGACCTCGAGCAGTCCGTCACAGTCGTCACAAGTGTATCGGACATCGTTGAAGGGAGCGAACGTCTCGCCGCACTCGATGCACTCGAGCCAGACGCCGTCCGCGGCGTCGGCAGGTCGTTCCGGCTGGTCGGCCGAGAGACTGAGACTCATTGTCGGTCAGATGAAGGCGACGTGCAAAAAGCAAGTGGATTCGGCAGTGGGACGGGTCACTGGACGCCGTCGTCGAATCCGTTAGTCATGCGTTCGCCGGTGTCGATCCGGGGCGAGTCGGGCATCACTGCCCAGTAGACGGACAGCGCTAACGGGAATTGTCTTCGCCGAGGAACGGTCGGATCCGCAAACGGGAACCCGGATCCCGTGGTCGATAGTCGATACCCCACCCTCTCATCGCCGTTACAGCAAGATCATCGCGATCAGGGCCGCTGGGACCAACAACATGAGAACCGTCGCAAGTACCAGTCTGAACAACATGGTTCAATCGAGCCATCGATCAGCCCCTGTATAACGGCGATAGATGGTTCAATCATCCGAATATACATCTGATTATATAAATAGCGGATTGACTGGAGAAACAGGTAGTTTCTTTGCGAGTCCGGTGAGCACCGGTCGAGTAGGGATCGACAACTGCGAAGTCGGCGGTCACTCCCGACGCTCTACTCGAGCAACCAGCTCAACAGCGCCTTCTGGGCGTGAAGGCAGTTCTACAACCCACCTTTTTTCGTTCGGGTTCGTTCCACTCAC
This genomic stretch from Natrinema sp. SYSU A 869 harbors:
- the thrC gene encoding threonine synthase, which gives rise to MSLSLSADQPERPADAADGVWLECIECGETFAPFNDVRYTCDDCDGLLEVRYADLPTFDDFEGQGVWRYADALPFDSGVSIQEGATPLYEVPRLEDEIGIEALRIKHEGMNPTGSFKDRGMTVGVRVAAELDVGRLACASTGNTSAALAAYGSRGGMQTLVLLPAGKVAAGKIAQASLHGARILEVDGNFDACLDIVQELAGQGEAYLLNSLNPFRLEGQKTIGLEILEGFLADYDTVPDRIVLPVGNAGNTAALYKAFRELVQAGELAESDVPKLTGVQAEGAAPMVEAIENGADEVRRWEEVETRATAIRIGNPVNAPKALPGIRETGGTAVAVSDEEITEAQRDIAGEGIGVEPASAASVAGLRKLRAEGIVEDDERVACLTTGHLLKDPDAAAAAGSEPESVPADTQGVLASLASESSSDQ